The sequence CGGCATTTTTCTGGTTAATTATACGAGGAGGACGCCGATGATTCTAGCCATCAAGCGACTCGCTTTCGGTTACAATGGTCATCGTACCCTTTCCGACATCAACCTTAATGTGGAACCTGGAGAATTGTTGGCCATACTTGGACCAAATGGTGTTGGCAAAACGACCCTGCTCAAATGTATTAATGGTATACAGATTCCTTCTGCAGGAACTGTTCTGGTCGAGGATCGCAATGTCCTGAAAATGACCCCTGACGAGATTGCCCTCGGTATCGGCTATGTTGCACAGCGTAGCGAGACGAGTCGGTTGACTGTTTTTGATGCGGTGCTGATGGGAAGAAAACCACATATCAGATGGCGGGTCGCCGAACGGGACATGAAGGTTGTAGATTCAGCGCTGCAGCAACTCGATCTCACTCGGCTTTCTTTGCGCTATATAGATGAACTGAGCGGAGGCGAATTGCAAAAAGTAGCTATTGCTCGTGCGCTCGTTCAGGAACCACGACTGCTACTGCTTGACGAACCAACCAGTTCGCTCGATTTGCGAAACCAGATAAATATATTATCGATCATCAGAAAAATTGTGAAAAGCCACCGCATTGCATCTGTGATAACCATGCACGATCTCAACAGTGCCCTACGGTACGCCGATCGGTATTGCTTTTTGAAAGATGGTTATGTTCATGCGACATGTGACCGCTCCACCATATCACCAGATATAATTGAGAAGGTATATGGGCTTCCAGTCACAATTCATCATATTGACAATTGTCCGGTCATCGTCCCGGAAGATCATTTTAATTGAAAGGAGCTGAAAATGACATGTACTTACCCAAAACAGACAATTGAAGATACAAT comes from Desulfocapsa sulfexigens DSM 10523 and encodes:
- a CDS encoding ABC transporter ATP-binding protein, translating into MILAIKRLAFGYNGHRTLSDINLNVEPGELLAILGPNGVGKTTLLKCINGIQIPSAGTVLVEDRNVLKMTPDEIALGIGYVAQRSETSRLTVFDAVLMGRKPHIRWRVAERDMKVVDSALQQLDLTRLSLRYIDELSGGELQKVAIARALVQEPRLLLLDEPTSSLDLRNQINILSIIRKIVKSHRIASVITMHDLNSALRYADRYCFLKDGYVHATCDRSTISPDIIEKVYGLPVTIHHIDNCPVIVPEDHFN